One segment of Penaeus chinensis breed Huanghai No. 1 chromosome 14, ASM1920278v2, whole genome shotgun sequence DNA contains the following:
- the LOC125032079 gene encoding F-box-like/WD repeat-containing protein TBL1XR1: MSFTSDEVNFLVYRYLQESGFYHAAYVFGIESHISQSNINGALVPPAALLSIIQKGLQYTEAEISIGEDGSERLIDSLSLIDAVMPDVVASRQQQNQQQKAVVKTEIPSTNGDEGTTGENMDVDNSVEIPLNKATILRGHESEVFICAWNPTTDLLASGSGDSTARIWNMNDNSTSPNQLVLRHCIQKGGTEVPSNKDVTSLDWNCDGNLLATGSYDGYARIWMTDGRLASTLGQHKGPIFALKWNKKGNYILSAGVDKTTIIWDASSGHCTQQFAFHSAPALDVDWQSNNSFASCSTDQCIHVCQLGENRPIKSFQGHTNEVNAIKWDPQGNLLASCSDDMTLKIWSMRQDTCVHDLQAHSKEIYTIKWSPTGPGTSNANMNLILASASFDSTVRLWDVERGACIHTLTKHSEPVYSVAFSPDGKFLASGSFDKCVHIWSTQTGQLVHSYKGTGGIFEVCWNSRGDKVGASASDGSVFVLDLRK; the protein is encoded by the exons ATGAGTTTTACAAGTGACGAAGTGAATTTCCTGGTATATAGATACCTACAGGAATCAG GATTCTACCATGCAGCGTATGTATTTGGTATTGAGTCTCACATATCACAGTCGAATATCAACGGCGCCCTGGTTCCACCTGCAGCTCTCCTCAGTATAATACAGAAGGGATTACAGTACACAGAGGCAGAAATTAGTATAGGGGAG GATGGCTCCGAGAGACTCATTGACAGCCTGTCCCTCATTGATGCGGTGATGCCAGATGTCGTTGCCTCCAGACAACAGCAAAACCAGCAACAAAAAGCTGTAGTCAAAACAGAAATTCCCAGCACAAACGGTGATGAAG GGACCACGGGAGAAAACATGGATGTTGACAACAGCGTGGAGATCCCCCTCAACAAGGCAACAATATTGAGAGGTCATGAATCTGAAGTGTTCATCTGTGCCTGGAATCCAACCACAGACCTCTTGGCCTCagg ATCAGGTGACAGCACGGCTCGCATTTGGAACATGAACGATAACAGTACTTCTCCCAACCAGCTTGTCCTCCGTCACTGTATTCAGAAAGGAGGCACTGAAGTTCCCAGCAATAAGGATGTTACCTCCCTTGATTGGAAT TGTGATGGAAATCTCTTAGCAACTGGATCATATGACGGTTATGCAAGAATCTGGATGACGGACGGACGGTTAGCATCTACTCTCGGCCAGCATAAAGGACCCATCTTTGCGCTAAAGTGGAATAAGAAGGGCAACTATATTTTAAGTGCAGGTGTAGATAAG ACCACTATCATTTGGGACGCTTCCTCAGGGCATTGTACACAACAGTTTGCCTTCCATTCAGCTCCAGCTCTTGATGTGGACTGGCAGAGCAACAATTCCTTTGCAAGTTGTTCGACTGACCAGTGCATCCATGTGTGTCAGCTGGGCGAGAACAGACCTATCAAATCATTCCAAGGGCATACAAATGAAGTTAATGCCATCAAATGGGACCCACAGGGGAATCTTCTGGCTTCCTGTTCTGACGACATGACTCTAAAG ATCTGGTCAATGCGGCAAGACACTTGTGTACATGACCTGCAGGCTCACAGTAAAGAAATCTACACTATCAAGTGGTCACCGACTGGTCCAGGAACGAGTAATGCAAATATGAATCTTATTCTTGCTAG TGCGTCATTTGACTCAACGGTTCGACTATGGGACGTAGAGCGTGGTGCCTGTATACATACCTTGACAAAACACTCAGAACCTGTATATTCTGTGGCCTTCTCTCCAGATGGCAAATTCTTAGCATCTGGAAGCTTCGACAAATGTGTCCATATTTGGTCTACGCAG aCTGGGCAGCTGGTTCACAGCTACAAAGGCACAGGTGGAATCTTTGAAGTGTGCTGGAATTCTCGAGGAGACAAAGTGGGAGCTTCGGCCTCTGATggaagtgtttttgttttggatCTGCGCAAGTAG